From the Prunus dulcis chromosome 4, ALMONDv2, whole genome shotgun sequence genome, one window contains:
- the LOC117624671 gene encoding thioredoxin 1 encodes MATVLDSLVVPRSSALPSSAALSPIAAASSVSSLSGRSGLRHYRGLKVGSALRTRSVGSLSYGPAAGGARHRRGGLVVCEAQDTAVEVPPVTDATWQSLVLESDSPVLVEFWAPWCGPCRMIHPIIDELAKQYAGKLKCYKVNTDEGAAIATQYGIRSIPTVIIFKGGEKKDAVIGAVPKSTLTTSIEKFL; translated from the exons ATGGCTACAGTCCTCGACTCTCTCGTCGTTCCTCGCTCCTCCGCCCTGCCTTCCTCGGCTGCGCTCTCTCCAATCGCCGCCGCCTCCTCGGTTTCGTCATTGTCCGGCCGCTCTGGATTGCGTCACTACAGAGGCCTCAAGGTGGGGTCCGCTCTCCGAACTCGCTCTGTCGGATCGCTGAGTTACGGTCCGGCTGCCGGAGGAGCTCGTCATCGCCGAGGTGGGCTCGTCGTCTGCGAGGCTCAGGACACCGCTGTCGAAG TGCCTCCTGTTACTGATGCAACGTGGCAGTCACTTGTCCTTGAATCCGACTCCCCTGTTTTGGTTGAGTTCTGGGCCCCATGGTGTGGGCCTTGCCGTATGATCCACCCTATAATTGATGAACTGGCAAAGCAATATGCTGGGAAGCTTAAATGCTACAAAGTAAACACTGATGAAGGCGCTGCAATTGCAACCCAATATGGGATTCGAAGCATCCCGACTGTCATCATATTCAAGGGTGGCGAGAAAAAAGATGCAGTTATTGGTGCTGTTCCCAAATCCACATTAACCACCAGCATAGAAAAGTTCTTATAG